From the genome of Wolbachia endosymbiont (group B) of Parapoynx stratiotata, one region includes:
- a CDS encoding ankyrin repeat domain-containing protein — MVDNNQQQEKPQGFELIELLLGKVDSSTSNAVDQSFEARYQSLVDQIQSYLHSSEKPGFFPHRFLGSFSSVLDTKLNDKLGIKKLHFRFEGARTLKVVAETESKIHVFIFTEDIEAQHSKQTNTKNFEFTTGEWKNVMGRDYTKSDAHKLQIDVIKILKDKYELVKSKPKSDKDVKSKKLYLYLKRDGVLEYKAKNVYGNVKTIEVSRDQLKGKVFDEVKQFLGKQGKDLSDDARKELSRITSAKGYTLKSDGEDEKINIKVESKKKIVDQPIEPIVKFQEVTKRLGKSVYLESYIEKLANPDAEIDQVQENLKAILNYIKKIHTNLDLQANVYGIKAREADQHGFVAGIFDNFRYRDNTKLYLEQFAGGGYADIVLLVRGPNRAVDSVPILIELKAGTEGQIDPSDALEQAKDYIKGFRPNKMRILTNADNAIAVGLNLDDAEPFKTEVKPIKRPPAPLMEEFIELIGKWDNQLAYEEVFKREVKDLLSSEYHTFPANKETKDHYYFSRDMLGQSILINKIGQDQSNIKKYIYSYGEYPLDWSGGTEYTLSKSPVMTLMFVQGNEGQENTAFIFHIRESNTKEFYADKKIPVLNIPGIGEVKNVIEIKMSLKKYETGLSFEELFEIEQISKYNPSGADQQFTGSFLKIPNSDELKVKFDQAITSQHASDGEGSLQAYKVLLTEVADTIYPIKDLITNEARLQAVLNGLLSSYSDLKLKETSTKQQDSAKTVIIPEFQVGAGGRVDMVIQGIGPSPQGAKEYTPIALEFKLIGKNLNQDQLKQEVDKLTKEQNIRYAKGAALKAITDSDKMLFMGVVVNVKAKDKNSLILTSDKFVPALVVHSSIDIAKRKHLERIQEITQRLKNTGIQEENLRTLESATAERDYHYWLQQHDIADIARIKYGYGIDTLFEIVGSPEHIVNQLQQFQDRVTTRGERRPLTLIVNLDNNHWVTLVISHQNGQYNGYYVDSLGNNVPDNIRQVLQQAQITVNDVSVIQQRDGYNCGLWALENARDINTVLQGNRLSNIPDEIRNHLRIQRRENHFIRMREGISNTLSIDPQRIANLEAVLAGTQQPKFDLNSCVGGGRSRRSINPCLFSKGDVEEFSKGKVDGNNVDKIIVDSEKFLTYVKNSQDEAKNAQLVEFVRNKNIEGDYKYLVDKVIEDQGYERYVQNERIKDLHGDIVHQESSLTKNLKLKSRLMNAAGGIQLIRGIHGAIVSCKDGTATDCGLNLGGVGWSFASQPIENVMVKITPRVVTSAEKVVGKVIPGALGEQTKFAIRVAGVKFGSTIAKGTAGALTGVFDIVDIGMSASNLVDCKKRENSDNPCGEKEIRDNIASISFSGVSFVSGVALTAASMPVVGIAVGFGLMVGCGIYSGVSNIVEYKKKYDTTHGENWSIFWRTLLFQPMAADVQHLAARKDIVNSLAKQVWKALNNAPNSVIAYGVGLGKVSGNTLRPDYATIMMNRKNANTKNLSRVVPDYIKGANMLCLPQITNQDYEKGIKSSVKSAVYYCENAMVINQGGRVNVAQKDKTIVYDLQNVNRGTVVGSNEWNNNFLIGSGTANITGGSNKVVNRFVVNNVDFSGKIIGESNSVNILDLSQLKDTVIGVNVNYRFKPSAYGQLKVKINNCLLIDDYVSNNLFNYHYVGRQNKVDEILCVGYSEHFTESDSSDVIIDSGGGFNRNKEDVVESCKKVIISPYTRVKGRKSNYTFYVKTADYKGRGLYSEIDVDGTGTVSFPEFDLLSDCDQITYSKNSNTLSLKINFGQNNQFTLDIKNYVEQSSNKPHFALIDKNGSNIVPKIEKSDSPTIEIKSFELHSEHSLKGFRAVENHYKKILNNHKGYKVLSVVRGKTQSQNNSVVSHMVFGSSGDDIINFDQGTMFAKGGEGRDVYFVSNDISSKAVKIDNNSNDKKLDILFMRVVEKDFSIYKCDLHLKYNNSNIRVKSYLRDPNYRHLIIMNHKGEAFIPYVQSMSCSSSKKGKLVPFLQATQTQNMFLLPKDFEDDHVVIDSRLEDIEKYKDKDDLLLIRESENPFIIRIEGFYTDRSKWENISYSLWNNNDLFPSSGLLGNIDNVMEYKDKLRNDYERIFKEYTEDFSDSTSIIHHNQKLEENISTSIEQDEERIGVMILKNITPGQIEIFSNGADLIFRDKMSNHTINIKDWDNNEFHRISTLEFDLGLEPIVIRRLDRFSLSEVRKIQALIDKASENYHNRSKYTPKVETDFKCLISIDGFANKNSTYQCLGFSSVQNQISFTENFCSLEQLTEFRDKSKSTQVSALSKNLQNNLLLNGYDQNIVGKCSKLILTEENNQQSKISSMVKSVEESTFLSQSENKLDLGRCLSKRRKRSSDFCPAFLENIHNELNREESERRNIVVEESSIRVITSYHETLDIENLPIREVVINDNINRKRSLRSTLDLYKLVQQIDKDLGIEPISMVIKDASDLLIKLSISATGLRQDIITVRLKDALINKWYKKLQIIFDNAPMEIGDSLDLKPSLFISDEKITLVRPQDVEESNKLIISKRAGQYTYLHDKYDLMITNAFDADIEANELYIIYFRDFYKEPKMKTLSIRFADKEVLLIDEIDKIYKSESADKLNYVSSILNLQENSASFEVTNSGEINARGKLDRTSLHLASEAGEWDKVKLLLDESANIEVQDEFGYTPIFLATHSGKWSVVELLLNYGADIDAQDKEGQTLLCFAVSGNNLDMIQFLVDRGANIEVQDDFGYTPILHAAQSGKWDVVKLLISNGAKFNNEITYQGTPLHFAVQEGNLDMVQFLLDKGTDIEVENTYNEKPLHIAVKAGRLDILELLLDRGANINATDMDGQTPLHLAAKHHRLDVVKYLIEKGANTNAKDKDEKTPLELAIQENYADIVEFFKQTQLDKELLMAAEKGDLEKVRDSIIRGANVNAQDSQGWTPLFWAIQNNNFNIVELLLDNSADIKVKDNEAWTPLHWAVQLGSLDVVERLVERGADFNASTADGRTPLDIARDKRYDNVVNYLEEELSKEREKPVRRKRLHHHGDHNSHHLSRKLRSIDSSNQPEIVASSGARPSSWINDLFGWVKSSIGGLLGSRAALPEKTFTQSSISQISAPIDVNGTIMLLDLLIRKVTGQKYISTVGQSISPLEAQGYTLNITKEFEKVVEQARLKSGVSMHRLNIDFVEIQKEVTGKIMSGKFDEISGVLSSYLEKACPGREAGCPGKLSSKKLDKFMVEFNSRLNVVLNRSIQRTLHNGDGRLEVDGAKQMSLEPQSYLSNASIQSHSKVSTCLSDVGVTKLGGNLNR; from the coding sequence ATGGTTGATAACAATCAACAGCAAGAAAAACCACAAGGTTTCGAGTTAATTGAGTTGCTTTTGGGGAAAGTAGATTCTTCAACTTCTAATGCAGTAGATCAATCTTTTGAAGCAAGATATCAGTCGTTGGTTGATCAAATACAATCTTATTTACATTCTAGTGAAAAGCCTGGCTTTTTTCCTCATCGATTTTTAGGTTCTTTTTCCAGTGTATTAGATACTAAACTTAATGACAAGTTAGGCATAAAGAAATTGCACTTTCGTTTTGAGGGGGCGAGAACTTTAAAAGTTGTAGCAGAAACAGAATCCAAAATACATGTTTTTATTTTCACTGAAGATATAGAAGCTCAACATTCTAAACAAACAAATACTAAGAATTTCGAATTCACCACAGGTGAGTGGAAGAATGTGATGGGTAGAGATTATACTAAATCAGATGCGCATAAGCTTCAAATTGATGTAATAAAAATTTTAAAAGATAAGTATGAGTTAGTAAAAAGCAAGCCTAAATCAGACAAAGATGTTAAATCAAAGAAGTTATACTTATATCTGAAAAGGGATGGTGTGCTAGAGTATAAAGCTAAGAATGTATATGGTAATGTTAAAACAATCGAGGTTAGTCGTGACCAATTGAAAGGCAAGGTTTTCGATGAAGTCAAGCAGTTTCTAGGTAAGCAAGGTAAAGATCTTAGTGATGATGCCAGGAAGGAGTTATCAAGAATCACGTCAGCAAAAGGATATACCTTAAAGAGTGATGGAGAAGATGAAAAAATAAACATTAAGGTAGAAAGTAAAAAGAAGATTGTAGATCAACCCATCGAGCCTATAGTGAAGTTTCAGGAAGTGACAAAAAGGTTGGGTAAGTCTGTTTATTTAGAAAGTTATATTGAAAAGCTTGCTAACCCAGATGCAGAAATAGATCAAGTTCAGGAAAATCTTAAAGCCATTCTAAATTATATTAAAAAAATTCATACCAATTTAGACTTACAAGCTAATGTTTATGGCATTAAGGCTCGTGAAGCTGATCAACATGGTTTTGTAGCAGGAATATTCGATAATTTTCGATATCGTGATAATACCAAACTCTATTTGGAACAATTTGCTGGAGGAGGTTACGCTGATATTGTTTTGCTTGTTCGTGGGCCTAATCGTGCTGTTGATTCAGTTCCAATTCTTATTGAACTCAAGGCTGGAACTGAAGGACAAATTGATCCAAGTGATGCACTTGAGCAAGCTAAAGATTATATAAAAGGTTTTAGACCAAATAAGATGAGGATTTTAACCAATGCAGATAATGCCATTGCTGTTGGGTTAAATTTAGATGACGCGGAACCGTTTAAAACTGAAGTAAAACCTATTAAACGACCACCAGCTCCTTTGATGGAGGAATTTATCGAACTAATTGGTAAGTGGGATAATCAGTTAGCCTATGAGGAAGTTTTTAAGAGAGAGGTAAAAGATTTATTGTCAAGCGAATACCATACTTTTCCAGCAAATAAAGAAACAAAAGATCATTACTATTTCAGTAGAGATATGTTAGGTCAATCAATTTTAATCAACAAGATTGGTCAAGATCAAAGTAACATTAAAAAATATATATACTCATATGGTGAGTACCCTCTGGATTGGTCTGGAGGAACGGAGTACACTTTGTCCAAAAGCCCGGTTATGACATTAATGTTTGTTCAAGGTAATGAAGGGCAAGAAAACACAGCATTCATTTTTCATATACGAGAGTCCAATACAAAAGAATTCTATGCTGATAAAAAAATTCCAGTGCTGAACATACCTGGAATAGGAGAAGTAAAAAATGTCATAGAAATTAAAATGAGTCTCAAAAAATATGAAACAGGATTATCTTTTGAAGAACTTTTTGAAATAGAACAGATAAGTAAATATAATCCAAGTGGTGCCGATCAGCAATTTACAGGTAGTTTTCTTAAGATACCTAATTCTGATGAATTAAAGGTAAAATTTGATCAAGCAATTACTTCTCAACATGCTTCCGACGGTGAGGGTTCATTGCAAGCGTATAAAGTGTTGCTTACTGAAGTAGCAGATACGATTTACCCTATTAAAGATTTGATTACTAATGAAGCAAGGTTACAAGCTGTTCTTAATGGTTTACTTAGTAGTTACAGTGATTTGAAGCTAAAAGAGACTTCTACAAAACAACAAGATTCTGCAAAGACTGTAATTATACCTGAATTTCAAGTAGGAGCAGGTGGTCGTGTCGATATGGTAATTCAAGGTATTGGTCCTTCACCTCAGGGTGCTAAAGAATACACTCCTATAGCACTGGAATTTAAGCTTATAGGTAAAAACTTAAATCAAGATCAGCTAAAACAGGAAGTTGATAAATTAACAAAAGAACAAAATATTAGATATGCTAAAGGGGCAGCACTGAAAGCAATCACAGATAGCGACAAAATGCTTTTCATGGGAGTAGTTGTTAATGTGAAAGCTAAAGATAAAAATTCTTTAATATTAACAAGTGATAAGTTTGTTCCTGCTCTAGTAGTTCATAGTTCTATTGACATAGCTAAGAGAAAACATTTAGAAAGAATACAAGAGATAACTCAGAGACTTAAAAATACTGGTATACAAGAGGAGAATTTACGTACATTAGAATCTGCAACAGCAGAACGAGATTATCATTATTGGCTGCAGCAACATGATATAGCTGATATTGCAAGAATAAAATATGGTTATGGAATTGACACATTGTTTGAAATAGTGGGATCACCAGAACATATAGTTAATCAATTGCAACAGTTTCAAGATAGAGTAACAACAAGAGGTGAAAGAAGGCCATTAACTTTAATTGTTAATTTAGATAATAATCACTGGGTTACGTTGGTCATCTCCCATCAAAATGGGCAGTATAATGGATACTATGTAGACTCGTTGGGTAATAATGTTCCAGATAATATTCGTCAAGTTTTACAACAGGCTCAAATTACCGTTAATGATGTTTCTGTTATTCAACAAAGAGATGGTTATAATTGCGGCTTATGGGCGTTAGAAAACGCTAGAGATATTAATACTGTGTTGCAAGGAAATAGATTAAGTAATATTCCTGATGAAATACGTAACCATTTGCGAATTCAAAGAAGAGAAAATCATTTTATACGTATGAGAGAAGGTATTTCAAACACATTAAGTATAGATCCACAACGTATAGCTAACTTAGAGGCTGTACTTGCTGGGACACAACAACCAAAATTCGACCTAAATAGTTGCGTAGGAGGAGGTAGAAGTAGAAGAAGTATCAATCCTTGTTTATTTTCAAAGGGTGATGTGGAAGAGTTTAGTAAAGGGAAAGTAGATGGAAATAATGTGGACAAAATTATAGTTGATAGCGAAAAATTTCTAACTTATGTTAAAAATAGTCAAGATGAAGCAAAAAATGCTCAACTAGTGGAGTTTGTTAGGAACAAAAATATTGAAGGTGACTATAAATATTTAGTTGATAAGGTAATTGAAGATCAAGGATATGAGCGCTATGTCCAGAATGAACGTATCAAGGATTTGCACGGTGATATTGTACATCAAGAGAGTAGTTTAACAAAAAATCTAAAGCTAAAAAGCAGGTTAATGAATGCTGCTGGTGGGATACAATTAATAAGAGGGATCCATGGTGCCATTGTGTCTTGTAAGGATGGAACAGCAACGGATTGTGGATTAAATCTAGGCGGAGTAGGATGGTCTTTTGCATCTCAACCAATTGAGAATGTAATGGTTAAAATTACTCCAAGAGTTGTAACATCAGCTGAAAAGGTTGTAGGAAAAGTTATACCAGGTGCTTTAGGTGAACAGACAAAATTTGCTATTCGAGTTGCAGGAGTAAAATTTGGAAGTACAATAGCGAAAGGTACAGCAGGAGCTTTAACTGGTGTCTTTGATATTGTTGATATAGGCATGTCAGCAAGTAATCTTGTAGATTGTAAAAAAAGAGAGAATAGTGATAATCCATGTGGAGAGAAAGAAATAAGAGATAATATAGCATCTATATCTTTTTCTGGTGTGTCATTTGTTTCTGGTGTTGCTCTTACAGCAGCAAGTATGCCGGTAGTTGGTATTGCAGTTGGGTTTGGGCTCATGGTAGGTTGCGGAATTTATAGTGGTGTTAGCAATATCGTAGAGTACAAGAAAAAGTATGATACAACCCATGGAGAGAATTGGAGTATTTTTTGGCGTACACTTCTTTTTCAACCTATGGCAGCTGATGTGCAGCATCTTGCAGCTAGGAAAGACATAGTTAATAGTTTAGCTAAACAAGTTTGGAAGGCTTTAAATAATGCTCCTAATAGTGTTATTGCTTATGGTGTTGGTCTTGGAAAAGTAAGTGGTAATACTCTTCGTCCAGATTATGCAACGATTATGATGAATAGGAAAAATGCCAATACAAAAAATCTTTCACGTGTTGTACCTGATTATATCAAAGGTGCTAACATGCTTTGTTTACCACAGATTACTAATCAAGATTATGAGAAAGGTATTAAAAGCTCAGTTAAGTCGGCTGTATACTACTGTGAAAATGCAATGGTTATTAACCAAGGTGGTAGAGTAAACGTGGCGCAGAAAGACAAGACAATTGTTTATGATCTACAAAATGTAAACAGAGGTACCGTCGTTGGAAGTAACGAGTGGAACAATAATTTTCTAATTGGCTCAGGTACAGCAAACATAACTGGTGGTAGTAATAAGGTAGTAAATAGGTTTGTTGTAAATAACGTTGACTTCTCAGGTAAAATTATTGGTGAAAGTAACTCTGTTAATATACTTGATTTGAGCCAATTGAAAGATACAGTTATAGGAGTGAATGTTAACTATCGTTTTAAGCCTAGTGCCTATGGACAATTAAAGGTAAAAATAAATAATTGTTTATTAATTGATGATTATGTTAGTAACAACCTCTTTAATTACCATTATGTTGGAAGACAGAACAAGGTAGATGAGATCTTATGCGTGGGTTATTCTGAGCATTTTACAGAAAGTGATAGCAGTGATGTTATAATAGATAGTGGCGGTGGTTTTAATAGAAATAAGGAAGATGTAGTTGAAAGTTGCAAAAAAGTAATTATTTCGCCGTATACTAGAGTCAAAGGTAGAAAAAGCAATTATACTTTTTACGTAAAAACTGCAGACTATAAGGGTAGGGGGTTATATTCAGAAATTGACGTAGATGGAACAGGAACTGTAAGTTTTCCTGAATTTGATTTATTAAGTGATTGTGATCAAATAACTTACTCTAAAAATAGTAATACTTTATCTTTGAAAATAAATTTTGGTCAAAATAATCAATTTACCCTCGATATAAAAAATTATGTTGAACAAAGCAGTAATAAACCTCACTTTGCACTAATAGACAAAAATGGTAGTAATATTGTTCCTAAAATTGAAAAATCGGACTCACCAACTATAGAAATTAAATCATTTGAGCTACATTCAGAACATTCTCTAAAGGGTTTTAGAGCTGTAGAAAATCATTACAAGAAAATTCTAAATAATCATAAGGGTTATAAAGTCTTGAGCGTTGTTAGAGGTAAAACACAAAGTCAAAATAATAGTGTAGTTTCACACATGGTTTTTGGTTCTTCAGGAGATGATATAATTAACTTTGATCAAGGTACTATGTTTGCTAAGGGAGGAGAAGGAAGAGATGTGTATTTTGTTAGCAATGATATAAGTAGTAAAGCAGTCAAAATTGATAATAATTCAAATGATAAAAAACTGGATATACTATTTATGCGAGTAGTTGAAAAAGATTTTTCAATCTACAAATGTGATCTGCATTTAAAATACAATAATAGTAACATTCGAGTGAAAAGCTACCTTCGAGATCCTAATTATAGGCATCTTATAATTATGAATCACAAAGGAGAAGCATTTATTCCTTATGTACAATCAATGTCATGTTCTTCTTCAAAAAAAGGGAAATTAGTTCCTTTTTTACAAGCTACACAAACTCAGAATATGTTTTTATTGCCTAAAGATTTTGAAGATGATCATGTAGTGATAGATTCCCGTCTTGAAGATATTGAGAAATATAAAGATAAGGATGATCTCTTATTAATAAGAGAAAGTGAAAATCCTTTTATCATTAGAATAGAAGGATTCTATACTGATCGAAGTAAATGGGAAAATATTTCTTATTCTCTCTGGAATAACAATGATCTTTTTCCATCTTCTGGGTTATTAGGAAACATTGATAATGTAATGGAGTATAAGGATAAACTTAGAAATGATTATGAAAGAATTTTCAAAGAATACACTGAAGATTTCAGTGACTCTACTAGTATTATTCATCACAACCAAAAGTTGGAAGAAAATATCTCTACTTCTATAGAACAAGATGAGGAACGTATAGGAGTAATGATATTAAAGAATATTACTCCTGGTCAAATTGAAATTTTCAGCAATGGTGCAGATCTGATATTTCGCGATAAGATGTCTAATCACACGATCAATATAAAAGATTGGGATAATAATGAATTTCATAGAATTTCTACGTTGGAATTTGATCTAGGTTTAGAACCAATAGTAATCCGTAGATTAGATAGGTTTAGTTTATCTGAGGTAAGAAAAATACAAGCTTTAATTGATAAAGCTTCAGAAAATTACCACAATAGAAGTAAATATACTCCTAAAGTAGAAACTGACTTTAAATGTTTAATATCAATTGATGGTTTTGCAAATAAAAATTCAACGTATCAATGTTTAGGTTTTTCGTCAGTCCAAAATCAAATTAGCTTTACTGAAAATTTCTGTAGTTTAGAACAACTCACTGAATTTAGAGATAAATCGAAGAGCACTCAGGTTTCAGCGTTATCAAAGAATTTACAAAACAATCTTTTATTAAATGGATATGATCAAAATATAGTAGGTAAGTGCTCTAAATTAATATTGACTGAGGAAAATAATCAGCAGAGTAAAATATCTTCCATGGTTAAGAGTGTTGAAGAATCTACTTTCCTCAGCCAATCAGAAAATAAGTTAGATTTAGGTAGATGTTTAAGTAAAAGGAGGAAAAGAAGCTCTGATTTTTGTCCAGCGTTTTTGGAAAATATACACAATGAACTTAATAGAGAAGAAAGTGAAAGGAGAAATATTGTTGTAGAAGAAAGCAGTATACGTGTAATTACTTCATACCATGAAACACTCGATATAGAAAACTTACCTATCCGAGAAGTAGTAATTAATGACAATATCAACAGAAAAAGGAGTTTGAGGAGTACGTTAGATTTGTATAAGTTGGTACAACAAATAGATAAGGATTTGGGTATTGAACCAATATCAATGGTTATTAAAGATGCAAGTGATTTGTTAATTAAGTTGTCTATATCAGCTACTGGCTTAAGGCAAGATATAATAACAGTTAGGCTAAAAGATGCACTTATAAATAAGTGGTATAAAAAATTACAAATTATTTTTGATAATGCACCTATGGAAATAGGTGATAGTTTAGATTTGAAGCCTTCACTCTTTATTTCTGATGAAAAAATTACTTTAGTAAGACCTCAAGATGTAGAAGAAAGTAATAAACTAATTATATCTAAAAGAGCAGGACAATATACTTATCTTCATGATAAATATGACTTGATGATTACCAATGCCTTTGATGCTGACATAGAAGCAAATGAGTTGTATATTATATATTTTAGAGATTTCTATAAAGAACCTAAAATGAAAACTTTATCCATAAGGTTTGCTGATAAAGAGGTGTTATTAATTGATGAAATAGATAAAATATACAAATCAGAAAGTGCTGATAAATTAAATTATGTTAGCTCTATTCTCAATTTACAGGAAAATTCTGCGTCTTTTGAAGTTACAAACAGTGGAGAAATAAATGCTCGAGGTAAACTTGATAGGACATCTTTGCATCTTGCTTCCGAAGCGGGTGAATGGGATAAGGTGAAGCTTCTTCTTGATGAGAGCGCTAATATCGAAGTTCAAGATGAGTTTGGTTACACACCAATATTTCTTGCTACTCATTCAGGTAAATGGAGTGTGGTAGAACTTCTTCTTAATTATGGTGCTGATATTGATGCTCAAGATAAGGAAGGTCAAACACTTTTATGCTTTGCTGTATCAGGGAATAATTTAGATATGATTCAATTTCTTGTTGATAGAGGTGCTAATATTGAAGTTCAAGATGACTTTGGTTACACGCCAATACTTCATGCTGCTCAGTCAGGTAAATGGGATGTGGTAAAACTTCTTATTAGTAACGGTGCTAAATTTAATAATGAAATAACATATCAAGGAACACCTTTACATTTTGCTGTTCAGGAAGGAAATTTGGATATGGTTCAATTTCTTCTTGATAAAGGTACTGATATTGAGGTTGAAAATACATATAATGAAAAACCCTTGCATATTGCTGTTAAAGCAGGCAGGCTGGACATATTAGAACTTCTCCTTGATCGAGGAGCCAATATAAATGCTACAGATATGGATGGACAAACACCTTTGCATTTAGCTGCTAAGCATCACAGACTAGATGTGGTAAAGTACCTTATAGAAAAAGGGGCCAATACCAATGCTAAAGATAAAGATGAAAAAACACCTTTGGAATTAGCTATTCAAGAAAATTATGCGGATATAGTAGAGTTTTTCAAACAAACACAATTAGATAAAGAACTATTAATGGCTGCAGAAAAAGGAGATCTTGAAAAAGTTAGAGACAGTATCATACGAGGTGCTAATGTTAATGCTCAAGATAGTCAGGGTTGGACTCCTTTATTCTGGGCCATTCAAAACAATAATTTTAATATAGTTGAACTTCTTTTAGATAACAGTGCTGATATTAAGGTCAAAGATAATGAAGCTTGGACACCTCTTCATTGGGCTGTGCAGTTGGGTTCATTAGACGTCGTTGAGCGTCTTGTTGAAAGAGGTGCTGATTTTAATGCCTCAACTGCTGACGGTAGAACACCTCTAGATATTGCTAGAGATAAAAGATATGATAATGTTGTAAATTATTTAGAGGAAGAGCTCAGTAAAGAAAGAGAAAAACCTGTACGACGTAAACGTCTTCATCATCATGGAGATCACAATTCTCATCACTTATCACGCAAGCTTCGTAGTATAGATTCGAGTAATCAACCCGAAATAGTAGCAAGTAGTGGTGCAAGACCATCTTCATGGATAAATGATTTATTTGGTTGGGTAAAGAGCTCTATAGGTGGGTTATTAGGTTCTAGAGCTGCTTTACCTGAGAAAACATTCACTCAAAGTTCAATCTCACAAATTAGTGCACCAATTGATGTAAATGGTACAATAATGTTACTTGATTTATTAATTAGAAAAGTTACAGGTCAAAAGTATATTTCTACAGTAGGTCAGTCTATATCCCCACTAGAGGCACAGGGATATACACTCAATATTACAAAGGAATTTGAGAAAGTAGTAGAGCAAGCTAGATTAAAAAGTGGTGTATCAATGCATCGATTGAATATTGATTTTGTGGAAATACAGAAAGAAGTTACAGGGAAAATCATGAGTGGTAAATTTGATGAGATCTCAGGAGTTTTAAGTTCGTATTTAGAGAAAGCATGTCCTGGTAGAGAAGCAGGATGTCCTGGTAAGTTAAGTTCGAAGAAGCTTGACAAGTTTATGGTAGAGTTTAATAGCAGGCTAAATGTTGTACTAAATCGATCAATACAAAGGACATTACACAACGGAGATGGTAGATTAGAAGTTGATGGTGCAAAGCAAATGAGTTTAGAGCCTCAAAGTTATTTAAGTAATGCTTCTATTCAAAGCCATTCAAAAGTATCAACTTGTCTTTCTGATGTAGGAGTAACCAAACTTGGAGGTAATCTCAATAGGTAG
- a CDS encoding Rpn family recombination-promoting nuclease/putative transposase: MALSKFLDARNDYAFKRIFGTEKNKDILIHFLNDILGFTGLAAIHDVEFLATILDPEIAAKKQSIVDVLCRDSQGSRYIIEMQFTKTKGFEKRAQYYAAKAYSSQADQGDDYHNLKEIIFIAVADCIIFPDKAEYKSNHVILDQNSFEHDLKDFYFVFIELPKFTKTKEDQLENIVEKWCYFFRYAAETNEEDLDKIVGSDVIIKRAYEEMNKFNWSEEELLAYEQMKKRIMDEIAAFAQKFDEGLKVGHEKGRQEGIQIGHQKGKIEGKIEGKIEVAKNSLKAGVPIDVIAQITGLSHSEILQLREKT, from the coding sequence ATGGCTCTTTCGAAGTTTCTTGACGCACGCAACGATTATGCCTTCAAAAGAATATTTGGCACCGAAAAGAATAAAGATATTCTCATTCATTTCTTGAACGATATTTTAGGCTTTACTGGCTTAGCTGCTATTCACGATGTTGAATTCTTAGCTACCATCTTGGATCCTGAGATTGCCGCTAAAAAGCAAAGTATTGTCGATGTTCTTTGTAGAGACTCTCAAGGTTCAAGATATATTATAGAGATGCAGTTCACTAAGACTAAGGGCTTCGAAAAGCGTGCTCAATACTATGCTGCCAAAGCCTATTCAAGTCAAGCTGATCAAGGTGATGATTATCATAACCTTAAAGAAATTATCTTTATTGCTGTTGCTGATTGTATTATTTTTCCAGATAAGGCTGAATACAAATCTAATCATGTCATTTTAGATCAAAATAGCTTTGAACATGACTTAAAGGATTTTTACTTCGTATTCATAGAACTACCAAAATTTACAAAGACAAAAGAAGACCAATTAGAAAATATAGTAGAAAAATGGTGTTATTTTTTCCGATATGCAGCAGAAACAAACGAAGAGGACTTAGATAAAATAGTTGGTAGTGACGTAATAATAAAACGAGCTTATGAAGAGATGAATAAGTTTAATTGGTCAGAAGAAGAGTTACTAGCATATGAACAAATGAAAAAACGCATAATGGATGAGATTGCTGCTTTCGCTCAAAAATTTGATGAGGGTCTTAAAGTAGGTCACGAAAAAGGCAGACAAGAAGGCATCCAAATCGGCCATCAAAAAGGTAAAATTGAAGGTAAAATTGAAGGTAAAATTGAAGTTGCAAAAAATTCACTCAAGGCCGGTGTCCCTATAGATGTTATAGCTCAAATTACCGGTCTCTCTCATTCTGAAATTTTACAACTCAGGGAAAAAACATAA